The following proteins are co-located in the Acinetobacter sp. NCu2D-2 genome:
- the rnt gene encoding ribonuclease T: protein MEKSVTNEALPVIGQRFRGFLPVVVDVETAGFNAQTDALLEIAAIPIIYNEEGQFVPGEAHHAHINPFEGANLDRRSLEFIGIDPSNPMRIAMAEDEKTALKRIFKSINEVRRQQNCTHAVLVGHNAHFDLGFVQAAIARTGTKNQNPFHSFSVFDTVTLSAVMFGQTVLAKSCIQAGIEFDGKEAHSALYDTQKTAELFCFILNKLGPHLLDTLVTE, encoded by the coding sequence ATGGAGAAAAGTGTGACAAATGAAGCTCTCCCAGTCATTGGTCAACGTTTCCGTGGATTCTTACCAGTTGTTGTCGATGTAGAAACAGCTGGTTTCAATGCACAGACTGATGCATTACTGGAAATCGCTGCAATTCCGATTATTTATAATGAAGAAGGTCAATTTGTGCCAGGTGAGGCACATCATGCACATATCAATCCTTTTGAAGGTGCAAACTTAGACCGTCGTTCATTGGAATTTATTGGGATTGATCCATCTAACCCTATGCGTATCGCCATGGCGGAAGATGAAAAAACAGCGTTAAAACGTATTTTTAAATCAATTAATGAAGTTCGTCGTCAACAAAACTGCACCCATGCTGTTCTTGTCGGTCACAATGCTCATTTCGATTTAGGCTTTGTTCAAGCCGCAATTGCCCGTACAGGCACCAAAAATCAAAATCCGTTCCATAGCTTTTCTGTATTCGATACAGTGACTTTAAGCGCGGTGATGTTTGGTCAAACTGTACTGGCGAAGTCTTGTATTCAAGCTGGTATTGAATTTGATGGTAAAGAAGCGCATTCAGCACTGTATGACACACAAAAAACCGCTGAATTGTTCTGTTTCATTCTGAACAAACTTGGCCCACACCTACTCGATACACTGGTAACGGAATAA
- a CDS encoding NADH:flavin oxidoreductase/NADH oxidase family protein — protein MTQLADTLQIRKTTFKNRIIKGAMSEALANHAGQANESHLKLYEAWAKGGLGCAITGNVMVDFRAKNEPGVVVVETERDLEQLKAWADVGKRHGMVQLIQLSHPGRQCPKGLNKETVAPSAVPFSPALAMNFGTPRELREDEILDIIQRFATAASICEKAGFEGVQLHGAHGYLISQFLSPLTNQRQDQWGGSIENRSRFLLEIYKAVRAATSEQFIISVKLNSADFQRGGITEDDVIYVFKAMDDAGIDLIEVSGGTYEAPAMAGAKAEKRKASTIAREAYFLDFAEKIRQQVKCPLMVTGGFRTVAVMNAALDSGACDFVGLARPFAVDTDLANRLLAGQDVQYGVEKIKTGIKPIDKMAIMEIIWYAAQFKRIAQGKQPDPKLSPLKVFLNYLKGNVKAVIKGQINSRKSA, from the coding sequence ATGACTCAGCTTGCAGATACTTTGCAGATTCGAAAAACGACCTTTAAAAACCGCATTATCAAAGGAGCGATGAGTGAAGCACTTGCTAATCATGCGGGACAAGCCAATGAATCACATTTAAAATTGTATGAAGCATGGGCCAAAGGAGGCTTGGGCTGTGCAATTACCGGTAATGTCATGGTGGACTTCCGAGCCAAGAATGAGCCGGGCGTCGTTGTAGTAGAAACTGAGCGTGACTTGGAGCAGTTAAAAGCATGGGCAGATGTCGGCAAACGCCACGGCATGGTACAGCTGATTCAATTGTCACATCCTGGGCGTCAGTGTCCAAAAGGCTTAAATAAAGAAACTGTAGCGCCGTCTGCTGTGCCATTTAGCCCTGCACTGGCGATGAACTTTGGTACGCCAAGAGAACTGCGTGAAGATGAGATTCTCGATATTATCCAACGCTTTGCAACCGCTGCTTCTATTTGTGAAAAAGCCGGTTTTGAAGGCGTACAGTTGCATGGTGCACATGGTTATTTAATCAGTCAGTTTTTATCACCACTCACCAATCAACGCCAAGATCAATGGGGCGGCAGTATTGAAAATCGGTCTCGTTTTTTACTTGAAATTTATAAAGCGGTGCGAGCGGCAACTTCTGAGCAATTTATTATTTCAGTGAAACTGAATTCTGCCGATTTCCAACGTGGTGGCATCACTGAAGATGACGTGATTTATGTATTTAAAGCCATGGATGATGCGGGGATTGATTTAATTGAAGTCTCAGGTGGGACCTATGAAGCACCCGCGATGGCAGGGGCGAAAGCTGAAAAACGTAAAGCCTCTACCATTGCGCGTGAAGCCTACTTTTTAGATTTTGCAGAAAAAATTCGTCAGCAGGTGAAATGTCCGCTAATGGTCACCGGTGGTTTTAGAACAGTGGCAGTGATGAATGCTGCGTTAGACAGTGGCGCCTGTGACTTTGTAGGGCTTGCACGTCCATTTGCGGTAGACACCGATTTGGCAAATCGACTGCTTGCAGGACAAGATGTTCAGTATGGCGTCGAGAAAATTAAAACCGGTATTAAACCGATAGACAAAATGGCGATCATGGAAATTATTTGGTATGCCGCGCAGTTTAAGCGCATTGCACAGGGCAAACAGCCTGACCCAAAACTTTCACCTTTGAAAGTATTTTTGAATTATCTCAAAGGTAATGTCAAAGCCGTGATTAAAGGGCAGATTAATTCAAGAAAGTCGGCTTAA
- a CDS encoding amino acid permease, which yields MHSSPNDASHQGNSAPLKRAMSTRHLVMISLGGAIGTGLFLGSGEVIAQTGPVGAIISYFLGGIIAYMVMLCLGELAVHMPESGSFGAYAKRYIGPGTGYTITWLYWLTWSVTLGTEFTAAALLMQEWFPDSSMWMWTLIFGAFVFTLNMISTKWFAESEFWLALVKVVTVVAFILLGLLAIFGVVSYQGQESAPLFNNLTAQGWFPEGLFPIFTTMLIVNFAFSGTELIGVAAGETKDPAKNVPKAINTSIFRLLIFFVGTIIVVTSLLPHQEAGLAAEGVSSSPFVTVFQHIGIPYAEDIIRFVIITALLSAANSGLFAASRMMWSLSYTKQLPAVFSKLNSRGIPYVAVIVTMIGGMPGLLSEQFAPETIFTNLLGIAAFTMVVVWMSICLSMFNFRREWYKQGKTAKDLAFAAPLFPIVPILGFVFCFITCLSMVFDPTLQVSFVLCLLFIAACYASYYGLYHKKA from the coding sequence ATGCACTCATCTCCGAATGATGCTTCGCATCAGGGCAATTCTGCGCCTTTAAAACGCGCTATGAGTACTCGACATTTGGTCATGATTTCGCTTGGCGGCGCAATCGGGACAGGCCTATTTTTAGGGTCGGGTGAAGTCATTGCACAAACGGGGCCTGTAGGTGCCATCATCTCTTACTTCTTAGGCGGTATCATCGCCTATATGGTTATGCTTTGCTTAGGCGAGCTTGCCGTTCATATGCCTGAATCAGGTTCATTTGGTGCCTATGCCAAACGCTATATTGGACCAGGTACAGGTTATACCATCACTTGGTTATATTGGCTGACGTGGTCAGTCACTCTTGGAACTGAATTTACCGCTGCAGCACTTTTAATGCAGGAATGGTTCCCTGATAGTTCAATGTGGATGTGGACCCTGATTTTTGGGGCATTCGTATTTACCTTAAATATGATTTCAACCAAATGGTTTGCTGAATCTGAATTTTGGCTGGCTTTGGTCAAAGTCGTGACTGTGGTTGCCTTTATCTTACTAGGCTTGCTCGCTATTTTTGGTGTCGTCAGCTACCAAGGTCAGGAGTCAGCGCCGTTATTTAATAACTTAACCGCGCAAGGTTGGTTCCCTGAAGGTTTATTCCCTATTTTCACCACCATGTTAATTGTCAACTTTGCCTTTTCAGGCACAGAACTCATTGGTGTAGCTGCAGGTGAAACAAAGGATCCTGCGAAAAATGTACCGAAAGCAATTAATACGTCTATTTTCCGCTTACTGATTTTCTTTGTTGGTACGATTATTGTCGTGACCTCATTGCTTCCACATCAGGAAGCCGGTTTAGCCGCTGAAGGTGTGAGCAGTAGTCCATTTGTGACTGTATTCCAGCATATTGGTATTCCCTATGCTGAAGATATTATCCGCTTTGTGATTATTACTGCATTACTCTCTGCTGCAAATTCAGGCTTATTTGCGGCATCACGGATGATGTGGTCATTGTCGTATACCAAACAGCTACCTGCGGTTTTCTCTAAATTGAATTCCCGTGGTATTCCTTATGTCGCTGTGATTGTGACCATGATTGGCGGTATGCCCGGTTTACTCTCAGAACAATTTGCACCCGAAACCATCTTTACCAATCTATTAGGTATTGCTGCCTTTACCATGGTGGTGGTTTGGATGAGTATTTGTCTGAGTATGTTTAACTTCCGCCGCGAATGGTATAAACAAGGCAAAACTGCCAAAGACTTAGCCTTTGCTGCACCTTTGTTCCCAATCGTACCGATTCTTGGTTTTGTATTCTGTTTCATCACCTGTTTAAGTATGGTGTTTGATCCAACACTGCAAGTAAGCTTTGTACTGTGTTTGCTGTTTATTGCAGCATGCTATGCCAGCTACTATGGCTTGTACCATAAAAAAGCATAA
- a CDS encoding glutathione S-transferase N-terminal domain-containing protein, translating to MHLQLVHLQHSRSQRIVWLLEELQQPYALITHHVSQTHHKYPYLILKHNTHQERALTETSAICHYLCQHAQQLLIHIDQNDYWDFCFIQHFADASLMPLLLMKQLYAQTTQRTPWLLRWVSLSFQYSINRFYLTPELHQHLKQLDMHFSRHEYAAFSFSYADILLWFPLKACRYALKDFAEYAALVDYLNRLESRPAFQAALQKGEWHKSTFKHYWAITQ from the coding sequence ATGCATCTTCAGCTTGTTCATTTACAACATTCACGCTCACAGCGCATTGTGTGGCTCTTAGAAGAATTGCAGCAACCCTATGCGCTGATCACACATCATGTTAGTCAAACCCACCATAAATATCCGTATTTAATTCTTAAACACAATACACACCAAGAGCGTGCACTGACAGAAACGAGTGCAATTTGCCATTATCTATGTCAGCATGCACAGCAGTTGCTGATCCATATAGATCAAAATGACTATTGGGATTTTTGTTTTATTCAGCATTTTGCCGATGCAAGCCTAATGCCGTTGTTACTGATGAAACAACTCTATGCTCAAACCACACAGCGTACACCATGGCTATTGCGTTGGGTGAGTTTGAGCTTTCAATACAGTATCAATCGCTTTTATCTAACGCCTGAGCTGCACCAACATTTAAAGCAACTTGACATGCATTTTTCTCGGCACGAATATGCGGCTTTCAGCTTTAGCTATGCGGATATTTTACTGTGGTTCCCTTTAAAGGCATGTCGTTATGCACTTAAGGATTTTGCAGAATATGCAGCTCTCGTGGATTATCTCAACCGATTAGAGAGCAGACCTGCTTTTCAGGCCGCTCTACAAAAAGGCGAATGGCATAAATCGACATTCAAACATTATTGGGCGATCACGCAATAA
- a CDS encoding iron-containing redox enzyme family protein — translation MFVSTEFYHASEHRQDHVQHYELNTHQDWVQFFLNNEINKQIKIRYARDYLSACLNDTTVDHLSWLNTPEQAKDYLALDHHATCEKFQAYLQRRKQHGMREYFPTVSHAFEFIYRVAPVKLVDGSWLYSTLEHYEQPLARDLIHIYLEELGLGHPKANHVTMYQDLLHTYELSSYTSQLEDDYYQQAAVQLALAYAPPEYLAMVVGFNLGYEQLPLHLLITNYELAELNIDPHYFNVHITIDNAHNGHAQKSLNAYAELYKQAHDPEHFLHLLKVGYALNDVGKSSTQIIQELDLKHEVLNIFKQKAVIGQFIHNQKCQLQGKSINEWLSEPESMEQFLAVMIEKGWIVPKQAVTESRFWHMIDDPDGRMFGVFNATERQMIKDWIQGPELAQRLALRPQHISSIGGQNDADLQRLKKRYQQLKTEAQKMQFLIPLTAPHSHSDVLGLWATAQMSKLLFPFQTQALKI, via the coding sequence ATGTTCGTGAGTACAGAGTTTTATCATGCATCAGAGCACAGGCAAGATCATGTACAACATTACGAATTGAATACGCATCAGGATTGGGTGCAGTTCTTTTTAAATAACGAAATTAATAAACAAATAAAAATTCGCTATGCCCGTGATTATCTTTCAGCATGCTTAAATGACACAACAGTGGATCATTTAAGTTGGCTGAATACACCTGAGCAAGCCAAAGATTATTTAGCACTAGATCATCATGCCACATGCGAAAAATTTCAGGCCTATTTACAGCGGCGTAAACAACACGGTATGCGTGAGTATTTTCCAACCGTGTCACATGCATTTGAGTTTATTTATCGTGTTGCACCGGTTAAATTGGTCGATGGGTCTTGGCTGTATTCGACCCTCGAGCATTATGAACAGCCGCTGGCACGAGACCTCATTCATATCTATTTAGAAGAACTCGGGCTTGGGCATCCCAAAGCCAATCATGTGACCATGTATCAGGACCTGTTACATACCTATGAATTAAGCTCTTATACCTCGCAGCTTGAAGATGACTATTACCAACAAGCCGCAGTGCAACTTGCTCTCGCCTATGCCCCACCTGAATATTTAGCCATGGTGGTCGGTTTTAACCTTGGCTATGAGCAACTGCCGCTGCACTTACTCATTACCAATTATGAGTTGGCTGAACTGAATATCGACCCGCATTATTTTAATGTGCATATCACCATTGATAATGCCCACAATGGTCATGCGCAAAAATCCCTAAATGCTTATGCTGAACTATATAAACAAGCGCACGATCCTGAGCATTTTTTGCATTTATTAAAGGTTGGCTATGCGTTAAATGATGTTGGCAAAAGCTCAACACAGATCATTCAGGAACTCGATTTAAAGCATGAAGTGCTGAATATCTTTAAACAAAAGGCCGTCATTGGACAGTTTATTCATAATCAGAAATGCCAATTACAAGGTAAATCCATTAATGAATGGTTATCAGAGCCTGAATCGATGGAACAGTTTTTAGCAGTGATGATTGAAAAAGGTTGGATTGTGCCGAAACAAGCGGTGACCGAAAGTCGCTTTTGGCACATGATTGATGATCCCGATGGTCGTATGTTTGGTGTGTTTAATGCCACAGAACGACAAATGATTAAAGATTGGATTCAAGGCCCTGAACTTGCTCAACGTTTAGCACTTCGTCCACAGCATATCTCTTCGATAGGTGGGCAAAATGATGCAGATTTACAGCGTTTAAAAAAACGCTATCAGCAATTGAAAACCGAAGCACAAAAAATGCAGTTTCTGATCCCGCTCACTGCACCGCATAGCCATTCCGATGTACTCGGTTTATGGGCAACTGCGCAAATGTCAAAATTGCTATTCCCGTTTCAAACACAGGCATTAAAAATTTAA
- the pyrC gene encoding dihydroorotase, whose amino-acid sequence MNTITILQPDDWHAHLRDGLALQRTVPDLAKQFSRAICMPNLVPPVKTVEEANAYRERIMAHVPEGSNFDPRMVLYFTDNTAPSEVKKIKDSEFVNAIKLYPAGATTNSDSGVSDIRKVYAVIEQLEEHQVPLLLHGEVTHNHVDIFDREKRFLDEVLAPLLKQFPKLKLVLEHITTSEAANFVLEQDRNVAASITPQHLLFNRNDMLVGGVKPHFYCLPILKRQTHQQTLLEVATSGNPKFFLGTDSAPHSKNAKENACGCAGCYSAPTAIELYAQAFDQVGRIDRLEGFASHFGADFYGLPRNTNTITLVKEDQVIPTSLDYLDGEQIIPLYAGKTIQWRKV is encoded by the coding sequence TTGAATACGATTACGATTCTTCAGCCAGATGACTGGCACGCTCACTTACGTGATGGATTAGCTCTTCAACGTACAGTTCCTGATTTAGCCAAACAATTTTCTCGCGCAATTTGTATGCCAAACCTTGTTCCACCGGTCAAAACGGTGGAAGAAGCCAATGCCTACCGTGAACGCATTATGGCGCATGTGCCTGAAGGCTCGAATTTCGATCCGCGTATGGTGCTGTATTTCACAGACAATACCGCACCAAGCGAAGTGAAAAAAATCAAAGATTCAGAATTCGTTAATGCCATTAAACTCTATCCTGCTGGTGCAACCACCAATTCAGATAGCGGTGTAAGCGATATTCGTAAAGTATATGCAGTGATTGAGCAACTTGAAGAACATCAAGTGCCATTACTTTTACATGGTGAAGTCACCCATAACCATGTTGATATTTTTGACCGTGAAAAGCGCTTCTTAGATGAAGTCCTTGCCCCCCTTTTAAAACAGTTCCCTAAACTGAAACTTGTACTTGAACATATTACGACAAGTGAAGCCGCGAACTTTGTTTTAGAGCAAGATCGCAATGTGGCTGCGAGTATCACTCCACAACATTTATTATTTAACCGTAATGATATGTTGGTCGGTGGCGTGAAACCGCATTTCTATTGCTTACCGATTTTGAAACGTCAAACCCATCAGCAAACCTTGCTTGAAGTGGCAACCAGTGGCAATCCTAAATTTTTCTTAGGCACTGACAGCGCACCGCACTCAAAAAATGCAAAAGAAAATGCATGTGGCTGTGCAGGATGCTATAGTGCCCCTACCGCAATTGAGCTATACGCTCAGGCATTTGATCAAGTAGGTCGTATTGACCGTTTAGAAGGTTTCGCTAGTCACTTTGGTGCAGACTTCTACGGACTACCTCGCAACACCAATACCATTACATTGGTGAAAGAAGATCAAGTGATTCCGACAAGTTTAGACTATTTGGATGGTGAACAAATTATTCCGTTGTATGCGGGTAAAACCATCCAATGGAGAAAAGTGTGA
- a CDS encoding amino acid permease: MHSPSSPSQSSGEGQALTLKRAMTTRHLVMLSLGGAIGTGLFMGSGEVISQAGPLGAVLAYIIGGLIAYMVMLCLGELAVHLPVSGSFGAFATNYIGPGTGYMVSWMYWLGWSATLGTEFTAAAILMQEWFPQTSIWLWTLIFAAGVLISNLSSTRTFAESEFWLSFIKVATVLLFIILGFSCIFGFIPYAGYESAPMFHNLTEHGWLPNGLIPLFTTLLIVNFAFNGTEMIGIAAGETENPEKNVPKAIHAAVWRLIIFFVGTIIVISSLLTYTDTGLQVGGHGGLSSSPFVSVFTQMGIPYAEDFIRFVIITALLSTANSGLYAASRMMWALAAQNQLPKIFAKVNKSGVPHIAIWVTMIGGLPGLLSEQFGADVIFKNLMGVAAFTMVIVWMSICWSQFNFRRQWLKQGHTVSELKFRTPWFPLVPILGFATCTATGLSMAADPEMLSGFIGCLLFMAFCYASYYWLYHNKN, encoded by the coding sequence ATGCATTCTCCCTCATCTCCTTCCCAGTCGTCTGGAGAAGGACAAGCTCTTACGCTTAAACGCGCAATGACGACACGCCATTTGGTGATGTTGTCCCTCGGTGGTGCAATCGGTACAGGTCTATTTATGGGTTCAGGTGAAGTAATTTCACAAGCTGGCCCATTAGGTGCTGTCCTTGCCTATATTATTGGTGGTTTGATTGCCTATATGGTGATGCTCTGCTTAGGTGAACTTGCTGTCCATTTACCTGTTTCTGGCTCATTTGGTGCGTTTGCAACGAATTACATTGGCCCAGGTACAGGCTATATGGTGTCATGGATGTACTGGCTGGGCTGGTCAGCGACCCTCGGTACTGAATTCACTGCCGCCGCTATTTTGATGCAAGAATGGTTTCCACAGACCTCAATCTGGTTATGGACCTTAATTTTTGCCGCTGGTGTTTTAATTTCTAATTTGAGTTCAACCCGTACCTTTGCAGAATCAGAGTTTTGGCTCTCATTTATTAAAGTTGCAACAGTTCTATTATTCATCATTCTTGGCTTTAGTTGTATTTTCGGCTTTATTCCGTATGCAGGTTATGAATCTGCACCAATGTTCCACAATCTCACCGAACATGGTTGGCTACCAAACGGTTTAATTCCGCTCTTTACTACGCTTTTGATTGTAAATTTTGCCTTTAACGGTACAGAAATGATCGGGATCGCGGCAGGCGAAACTGAAAATCCTGAGAAAAACGTACCGAAAGCCATTCATGCTGCGGTGTGGCGCCTGATTATTTTCTTTGTCGGTACCATTATTGTGATTAGTTCATTATTGACCTATACCGACACAGGTTTACAAGTCGGTGGTCATGGTGGCTTAAGTAGCAGTCCGTTTGTTTCTGTATTTACCCAAATGGGGATTCCCTATGCAGAAGACTTTATTCGCTTTGTAATTATCACCGCGCTATTGTCTACAGCAAACTCAGGTCTGTACGCGGCTTCTCGGATGATGTGGGCCTTAGCTGCACAAAATCAATTGCCGAAAATTTTTGCAAAAGTAAATAAATCAGGCGTGCCGCATATTGCCATTTGGGTAACCATGATTGGTGGTTTACCGGGCTTATTGTCTGAACAATTTGGCGCAGATGTGATCTTTAAAAACCTGATGGGTGTTGCAGCATTTACTATGGTCATCGTTTGGATGAGCATTTGCTGGAGCCAATTTAATTTCCGTCGCCAATGGCTCAAACAAGGTCATACGGTTTCCGAACTTAAGTTCCGTACTCCATGGTTCCCGCTTGTGCCGATTTTAGGTTTTGCAACTTGTACAGCAACCGGTTTAAGTATGGCAGCAGACCCTGAAATGCTTTCGGGCTTTATTGGCTGCTTACTGTTTATGGCCTTCTGTTATGCAAGTTACTATTGGTTGTATCACAATAAGAATTAA